The DNA sequence ATACATTTTATTTCAACTTCCAAAGCATTTACCTACTTATATTCAACCAAAAAGTGCTGTGAAATTAGAACCAGGTgtgaaatcaattgaagtaGATGAGCCGGtaactgaagaagaaatttcaaaacttgccacaaataattcaaagCTACGTGGGAAAATAggaaatatcaatattcaTCAATCAGGTAAAATCACAATAGATTTGGGTAATGGTATTCGATTAAATGTGACTAAAGGTGCACCCACAGATTTCTTGCAAGAATTAGCTCTAATTGAAATGAATCCTCCATCAAAACCAGAAGATAATGAAGAGGAAGATGTTCAAATGgtggatgatgatggtagATCTATAACCGGCAAAGTTGTTCGCTTAGGAATagtaaatgataaaattattgCTACACCTTGTATACAATAGATAGTATAGATAATATTCAAACAAATTGCATATAcggtatttttttttttttggtataaTACTAGTTTatattcaagaaaaaaaaaaccccCTCCCTGTCCAACATAATATTTGCAACCAAAAACTATAATCCATATGAATGAAGATACTACACAACTGTCTATCCAAGATGTGACATTTCTTGACACAGAATGCCAACGAATTTTATCGTTAGATATCAAAGGCTCTTTGTTTGGCGCATCTTGTCTTAATGGGGAGATAAAAAAGctcaaaatttttgaagACTGCCACATAAATCATCCCGAAACCtatattgaatcaataataaatgagTTTGGTCCTACTATTGTTTTTGTCAGTTCTAGGACAACCACTAATGTGGTCTCCATTCTTGAAGATATAAAAGATGTATATGAATTCACGTTTTACGTAAAAATTGTTGCAGATTTTACCAAATTTGATACTAAAAGGTTGGTTGAATCATTTTATAGCCTTgcaaataataacaatgtACACATATTTGCTACTTCTGCATTGAAATCTTCAAGTATTAGAATTACGGTATGTATTTAGATGGTGCTTATATTCCTTTAGTGGTTTGGAAAAACTAACTTTTAACATTCTGTTTTCCAGTTAGGTACAATTAATGCATTATGGTTGGGAATAGCGGAGTTTGTTGACCCTTcatgttgttgtattgCCGATTTGGTTGATAGTTTAGAGTTTTGTTCTTTTCAAGATATTATGTTCATTGATGTTGATCTGCTTTATGCACTTCAGATACTACCAGAAACTCGAAAATCACTCAATATAAATTCGAAATCTCAAAAGTTATCCCTTTATGACTTGTTAAACAACACCGTGACCATTGAAGGGGCCAAGTTATTAAAAGATTGGGTCAGAAAACCACTAACCGATATTACAAAACTCCTTTCTCGTCAAAATACCGTTAAAATTCTTAGTCTGTCAGAATTACACGAGATTAGATCAAATATCAGAAAAGGTTTGAAATATACTAAAAACTGCAAATCAATAGTGAATGGGTTAGAAGCAGGTAAACTGAGTTGGAAAGTATGGAAAAAtcttattttgtttttacaAAATGTCATGTACCTACTGAAACAAATCAGACTTTGTTTTCTGGAAACAAATATGCCTCCAGAACTAGCCCTATTTTACAACCAAGAATTGatgattgattttaatgaattagaaaaatttattcttCTGTACGCTGAGCCTATAACTTCTGAAGAAGACAATAAAATGAGAATAATCAACGGCATTGATGATACTCTTGATGAATTGAGAATTCAGTATAACAACCTTGAAGAATTACTTCAAGAAACAACTGGAATTATAGCTGCAAAATTCTCAGAAGAGGTGTTCAATACAGTTTATATACCACAACTTGGGTTCTTGGTGTCTCGAAAAGcagatattgaaaatgcTGATACAACATTTATGCCTGATGAATGGCAAGAAGTGTTCAGAACAAGTACCAACATTTATTACAAAACTGAAGAGGTTTGGCAATTGGATGAACAGTTTGGTGATATTTACACCTTGATTAATGATCGGGAGATCGAGATCATTCAGAGCATGTTGGCAAAAGTGTCAGAATTCAACACGGTGATCATCCAAGTGGGGGAAGCGGCAATAGAATTGGACTGCTTGTGCAGTTTATCGGAAGTTTCCCAATACAGGAATTATGTTTTCCCTTGTATTACTGATACCAATGAATTGGAGATAATCCAAGGGAGACACCCTCTAGTAGAGACTTTTCTGAATATGTTTGTCCCaaacaatacaatattTGAACCAGAAGAGAAAATAATGGTGGTCACAGGAGCAAATTTATCTGGCAAATCAGTATATCTCAATCAGACTGCCTTGATAGTAGTGATGGCTCAAATTGGTTGTGCAGTACCAGCAGAGAAAGCCACTCTTGGAATAGTTGATAAGATACTCACTAGAATTCTGTCTCGTGAATCGTTAGATAAACAGCAAAGCACTTTTGCCATAGATGTTTATCAACTCTCAAAATGTATTTCCTTAGCGACAGACCGGTCTTTggttattgttgatgagtTTGGAAAGGGAAGCGATCCCATTGATTCCACATCAATGTTTGGAGGCACACTAAGCTATTTTGGAAAGAAAAGTCTAGATTGTCCCCGTTGCATTTTCTCTACCCACTTTTTAGATTTATTTAAGGATAAAGAGCTTTGTGAGATGTACCAGTCAcggaaaacaaaaatgatGTCTACCGAGATTTTGCTTGAGAAAACTACAAATAGTCTGTTAGACAATGTTACATATCTTTACAAGGTGAAACCTGGACTTGCAGAAAAGAGCTTTGGTATTTACTGTGCAAAAGTTTGTGGGATTCCACAAAATGTAATCCAAAGAGCAGAGTGCATTGCTCAAATGTTAAATAATGGAGAAGATGTAGCCTATGAATTAACACGATTATCTGAGGAGGAAGAACAAAACTATTctgttgcaaaaaaagTGGTTACAAAATTCTTagatattgaatttgaagatgCAGAATTATCTATTAATGACTCTAT is a window from the Candida dubliniensis CD36 chromosome 4, complete sequence genome containing:
- a CDS encoding MutS homolog, putative (Similar to S. cerevisiae MSH5;~new intron-containing ORF from Cd_42680 and Cd_42690; intron 5'- and 3'-conserved splice sites exist, but intron seems to have slightly different branch point seq (aactaac instead of tactaac); aligns with entire C albicans ORF orf19.2713;~In S. cerevisiae: protein of the MutS family required for meiotic reciprocal recombination between homologs; forms a dimer with Msh4p that facilitates crossovers between homologs during meiosis; msh5-Y823H mutation confers tolerance to DNA alkylating agents;~spliced gene) — protein: MNEDTTQSSIQDVTFLDTECQRILSLDIKGSLFGASCLNGEIKKLKIFEDCHINHPETYIESIINEFGPTIVFVSSRTTTNVVSILEDIKDVYEFTFYVKIVADFTKFDTKRLVESFYSLANNNNVHIFATSALKSSSIRITLGTINALWLGIAEFVDPSCCCIADLVDSLEFCSFQDIMFIDVDSLYALQILPETRKSLNINSKSQKLSLYDLLNNTVTIEGAKLLKDWVRKPLTDITKLLSRQNTVKILSSSELHEIRSNIRKGLKYTKNCKSIVNGLEAGKSSWKVWKNLILFLQNVMYLSKQIRLCFSETNMPPELALFYNQELMIDFNELEKFILSYAEPITSEEDNKMRIINGIDDTLDELRIQYNNLEELLQETTGIIAAKFSEEVFNTVYIPQLGFLVSRKADIENADTTFMPDEWQEVFRTSTNIYYKTEEVWQLDEQFGDIYTLINDREIEIIQSMLAKVSEFNTVIIQVGEAAIELDCLCSLSEVSQYRNYVFPCITDTNELEIIQGRHPLVETFSNMFVPNNTIFEPEEKIMVVTGANLSGKSVYLNQTALIVVMAQIGCAVPAEKATLGIVDKILTRISSRESLDKQQSTFAIDVYQLSKCISLATDRSLVIVDEFGKGSDPIDSTSMFGGTLSYFGKKSLDCPRCIFSTHFLDLFKDKELCEMYQSRKTKMMSTEILLEKTTNSSLDNVTYLYKVKPGLAEKSFGIYCAKVCGIPQNVIQRAECIAQMLNNGEDVAYELTRLSEEEEQNYSVAKKVVTKFLDIEFEDAELSINDSIHYTSKFDEIFQG